The following proteins come from a genomic window of Candidozyma auris chromosome 4, complete sequence:
- the ANB1 gene encoding translation elongation factor eIF-5A: MADEEHTFETADAGAALTYPMQCSALRKNGHVVIKGRPCKIVDMSTSKTGKHGHAKVHLVAIDIFTGKKLEDLSPSTHNMEVPNVTRQDYQLLDIDDGFLSLMTADGDTKDDVKVPEGEVGDKIQADFDEGKDLIISVISAMGEEAAISHKEAPKGN, from the exons ATGGCTGACGAAGAA CACACCTTTGAGACCGCTGACGCTGGTGCCGCCTTGACCTACCCAATGCAGTGTTCTGCGTTGAGAAAGAACGGTCACGTTGTCATCAAGGGCAGACCTTGTAAGATTGTCGACATGTCCACCTCCAAGACCGGTAAGCACGGCCACGCCAAGGTGCACTTGGTTGCCATTGACATTTTCACCggcaagaagttggaggatTTGTCTCCATCGACCCACAACATGGAGGTGCCAAACGTCACCAGACAGGACTACCAGTTGTTGGACATTGACGACGgtttcttgtccttgatgaCCGCTGACGGTGACACCAAGGACGATGTCAAGGTGCCTGAGGGCGAGGTTGGTGACAAGATCCAGGCCGACTTCGACGAGGGCAAGGACTTGATCATCTCTGTCATCTCTGCCATGGGCGAGGAGGCTGCCATTTCCCACAAGGAGGCTCCAAAGGGCAACTAA
- the FMP27 gene encoding Fmp27p: protein MHSLVHWAGVAACLWVAGWLLVYWLTGSWLGYISINNGVSFNHVCLKSSRLKVYAGSVRFRLWGNSKRMIITDLRVEILPNQDNGKTKRTTSQSKGSPLDSSEPISIFPRRFHWFFRFLLWHFPTVDVELKSSQLVLSRDLVELERAHLVLKKQTNAHRKKSLYLALDVACQNILSSPQSAASKVPPLSIGTINVQAKTTVSPSDGVVNDTIVQLFLDNSEVGAFQILRHLFQEDKEDAPSPATESKAISREQQLQKSVDKLTRIHQRISSTFKEVSFNISNSRILGIPCIPTSSTCDLEEYFSHVDPSLSFTISVKSLAVQASHLANTAAGFMALFNNKLDRPIHLTTSAVLLQMFFVTRKFDETTKSWHSDVDEFLNIPNLGFSLKTNFLDHLAKGYGFKDCTMELYSSVSNPVLDLSVSQIALLSYNRILAQKVMILRKLAKTQHQRTPSVGTPPGDDLDDQSRSNSDSSPETPVAHRFDTPYDSTKHPPTTLLDKAVSLLNEYYPQIGIKITVEQPQYVIRSDGEQVKLVDISYSLMYFHLLTTAKNDYDANCHVLHPCLKFSRKVDIPRADENPRISEEVIGCNNAELRFHVLKNLRLKVSGLVENTFVNLGKPDVLNGLNEIITSVTKITFLNLRNGSVNQFLNNRLVENFGSEPSKKSHRSKNDKRFTMSKFYRTLPSWFVSAKFEVNGLQAVLGSTSPLLPPELIAELSKKSTAFMTDSEQLIELKILHHHMEIINEDVSLMKNRHEYSSSESSETLALSTEGSLFWKVSAGLRGLSLHAKKKATRSSPLLTVNEFGASIAALRLDEGNEMIVDSKIDEIGGSVDRKKVFTILGSIHLILQTIVFPVKEIKAEIRKDLEQFQRHERRGSFVEEGGVVRFQFSLGKINYLAKLSDEFKLRLQAFGANFTSRNNVFDSNVNFIRLLADSPHHKNLWCRLACVDSITIKLNDPQEDENIMIYSSHVRFFQPNSFVVYKLFDNISIFMKIIKHLVKCLNSEKKSTVVFPTESPPLKVPNVRFCATNLTYLMEDDPFEVELGLQFQLGLVEQRKRMDMLSALEEKVKQMKLTEEEFDQALCRVRSTISDSWIRKVRAYKDSLTREIEENNRYIVGNELDIPESDNDRIVGYPFVPPLLKIVMSDLDILIKSPEFPISEISQYIHDVGQGVPKDTKYNLMLPTYIDMHVNELRMHLRDYPLPLLHLPRALDAKGRGRALMMKGHLVIGEALCLEKEHLRQMEVQLSDPSSDLNNDLHKYDHLTINKSLSSVKIYTDMDVQFDSNGPCRFVWGQAYQFGIQQVMLNFDSFSKPPVDPSNKLGFWDKLRMLLHGKFSIRAQGSTQVEVAFKGGRDPYDLFPQSAGFILSFKDEVIWRINHHDDSLRFFDISAKTVSWYVPNYLAAPLMSWTRDSSKSIFLPDFHQMINTVHGYYLLRTRSHPTSEDAENPNINIEEKMAIQLSGGIRYVVGFLLQRQSSDGGVTNDCVPHYDIVPFNPEYTSEDHDTYKYFRSIKLHMTMSLAAHTDDSYNTIHLSPGTFNIFFKWWSMFQGNMMLPIRKGIVFGEKKASPKFSQHLFSNKFLFNVRNLFISHIYRGDYFDQDEDYVECFGLRARVKDFTVDLHQEKEERISLHKSSGKEIKALKMIMKLGEVSLSEIDMRSMHAKIFKDVYHPGSKKHGHCKVKIFDNNRQWFDPRDFHEAFISKRVETFKLVEVHPMAYSERFSYIKDTTNISPGRKDESDRTHDCKLNMQDIHSPQINVLKRRLADLESVSPRDRDSDIKRRISALKVFIRKVNEEKEHTSRRQSVQENVKKKEHFQNRFIVTSMLFKWNVKIRDIFIKYLLFAQMKAKSRKLLSYEFVSMLEKIVNNEDGRSDRFSIVSSSVGGESVRDRKLSQTSMGVGSSQERLDNFDAILRDVAGDEKIAEDYKIEVIGVQIQFHTEEVMDTVSILSAPLLESKILSVLPKSDNPLVINTTVPERRHGVLLHEASVSVLERKDVEHGHSILEANPYGSISNWPPWLGAETCKDSSLINKTFLPIERMSVMITYDKVMSVNEDKSEDEIERNADDKTLEEQADSSQNKLRVDIPKVMITSTSKQYLALYATALNLFHYSDPLTSQLKEKLSKLNFQTEFEDYHAMHQRLVNLHCYSMTLGTLLRGYGYRHEYLENEELNQFLFLNSESDDTINEIMFTVEALLMRDAFNDSSRQTVADWIIGTDEIVLHMLQDDKQPILDLRIEGGTCKRVLMDDNSNDNRVQIKNIQGNNLVRGAPYKRFVEPVYPPDEDDLITVDWSMQKPIGGIKIIENFEIKSRPLKIRVDEVTGRQLMQFIFQTDKESEIEKSTLIKMNNDLKNKDDKDEKEDDEANKENNEDIDDDALSEQASLTSTTAISEKDTRLAVSRTKTKTVKKKSSMKESSFSSGDMGDFEEDVGKMIERSKKYFSVTNMNFQPFEVMISLKLKRGFRRLLNVTDFTLQLPGFHVEKELLSMLDVVEMMKSMLIKSLFSHSGQLLKNMMKTSRHNRKKDRYLRKEAERIQTQTKDGTHVSGYQIQDNSGSDIPYKTTEELVQGQVRA, encoded by the coding sequence ATGCACTCGCTTGTTCACTGGGCCGGCGTTGCAGCGTGTTTGTGGGTTGCTGGCTGGCTTCTAGTGTACTGGCTCACGGGGAGCTGGTTGGGCTACATTAGCATCAATAACGGGGTATCGTTTAATCATGTTTGTTTGAAGCTGAGCAGACTCAAAGTTTACGCTGGCTCCGTACGGTTCCGTCTATGGGGGAACTCAAAACGGATGATAATCACAGACTTGCGGGTGGAAATTCTCCCGAACCAAGATAACGGTAAGACGAAAAGGACGACTCTGCAGTCGAAAGGTAGTCCACTTGACAGCTCAGAGCCAATTTCGATTTTTCCAAGGAGATTTCACTGGTTCTTTAGATTTCTTCTATGGCACTTCCCCACAGTCGACGTGGAGCTCAAGCTGTCGCAATTGGTGCTTTCACGAGACTTAGTGGAACTCGAGAGGGCTCATTTGGTCTTAAAAAAGCAGACAAACGCTCACAGGAAGAAATCTTTGTATCTTGCGCTCGACGTGGCTTGCCAAAACATCTTGTCGTCGCCGCAGCTGGCTGCCTCAAAGGTGCCTCCGTTATCCATAGGAACGATCAATGTCCAGGCTAAAACAACCGTGAGTCCTTCAGACGGGGTGGTCAACGATACGATAGTTCAGCTATTTTTGGACAATCTGGAGGTTGGAGCGTTTCAGATCCTCAGACACCTCTTCCAAGAGGACAAGGAGGATGCACCTTCGCCGGCTACTGAATCCAAAGCCATCTCCAGAGAACAGCAGCTTCAAAAGTCAGTGGATAAGCTCACGCGTATCCATCAAAGGATCTCTCTGACGTTCAAGGAGGTCTCTTTCAATATCAGCAACTCTCGCATATTAGGGATCCCATGTATCCCCACTTCTTCTACGTGTGATTTGGAAGAATACTTCTCTCATGTTGATCCATCGCTATCTTTCACTATATCAGTGAAATCCTTGGCTGTCCAGGCTTCCCATCTAGCTAATACCGCTGCAGGATTCATGGCCCTTTTTAATAACAAACTCGACAGGCCTATTCATTTGACCACATCTGCTGTACTTTTACAGATGTTTTTTGTTACGAGaaaatttgatgaaactACAAAGCTGTGGCACTCCGATGTCGACGAGTTCCTCAACATACCTAATCTAGGGTTCTCCCTCAAGACTAACTTCCTCGATCACTTGGCAAAAGGATACGGATTCAAAGACTGTACGATGGAGCTCTACTCCTCCGTTAGCAATCCTGTCTTAGACCTCAGCGTCAGTCAGATAGCCTTGCTTTCATATAATCGTATCTTGGCACAGAAGGTGATGATTCTTCGGAAGCTCGCCAAAACACAACACCAGAGAACTCCTTCTGTCGGCACTCCACCTGGGGATGATCTTGACGACCAATCTCGTTCCAACTCTGACTCCAGTCCTGAGACCCCTGTGGCTCACAGATTTGACACTCCTTACGACTCGACTAAGCACCCACCCACCACTCTTTTGGATAAGGCTGTCAGCCTACTTAATGAATACTACCCCCAGATTGGCATAAAGATCACAGTTGAACAGCCACAGTATGTTATTCGTCTGGATGGCGAGCAAGTCAAGTTGGTAGACATCTCTTATTCATTAATGTATTTTCATTTGCTTACAACAGCAAAGAACGATTACGATGCCAACTGCCATGTGCTTCATCCGTGTCTTAAGTTCTCTAGAAAGGTTGATATTCCTAGAGCTGATGAAAATCCACGTATAAGCGAAGAAGTGATTGGGTGTAATAATGCAGAGCTCAGGTTCCACGTTTTAAAGAACCTTCGTCTAAAAGTTTCAGGTTTAGTCGAGAATACCTTCGTCAACCTAGGTAAACCTGACGTGCTTAATGGACTCAATGAAATTATCACTAGTGTGACGAAGATCACATTCTTGAACTTACGCAATGGTTCGGTTAATCAGTTTTTAAATAATCGTCTAGTCGAAAATTTTGGGAGTGAGccttcaaagaagtcaCATCGATCCAAGAATGACAAGCGTTTTACAATGAGCAAATTCTACAGAACCTTGCCATCTTGGTTCGTATCTGCGAAGTTCGAAGTAAATGGTCTTCAAGCAGTGCTTGGGTCTACTTCACCACTTTTACCTCCAGAGCTCATTGCTGAATTATCAAAGAAGTCTACAGCTTTCATGACCGACTCAGAGCAACTAATCGAGCTAAAGATTCTCCATCACCACATggagatcatcaacgaaGATGTCTCACTCATGAAAAATCGTCACGAATATAGTAGCTCAGAATCACTGGAGACACTTGCCCTTTCTACTGAGGGCTCTCTATTTTGGAAGGTACTGGCGGGCCTCAGAGGGCTCTCCCTtcatgcaaagaaaaaggctACCAGAAGTTCCCCTTTGCTCACGGTTAATGAGTTTGGTGCATCGATTGCCGCTTTGAGACTTGATGAGGGGAACGAAATGATTGTTGATTCTAAGATTGACGAAATTGGAGGCTCAGTCGATAGAAAGAAAGTATTCACGATTCTTGGGCTGATACATTTAATTTTACAGACCATTGTCTTTCCGGTGAAAGAGATAAAAGCTGAAATAAGGAAGGACTTGGAACAATTCCAGAGGCATGAAAGGAGAGGAAGTTTTGTGGAGGAAGGTGGAGTTGTGAGATTCCAATTCAGTCTCGGCAAAATCAATTATCTTGCCAAGCTTTCAGACGAGTTCAAACTTCGTTTACAGGCATTTGGCGCAAACTTTACATCCAGAAACAATGTCTTTGATTCGAACGTTAACTTCATTCGTCTTTTGGCAGATTCGCCTCATCACAAGAATTTGTGGTGCAGACTTGCATGCGTTGActccatcaccatcaaGCTTAATGACCCACAGGAAGATGAGAATATCATGATTTATTCATCTCATGTACGCTTCTTCCAACCGAATTCATTTGTTGTTTATAAGCTTTTCGATAATATCTCTATCTTCATGAAGATTATCAAGCACCTTGTGAAATGCCTTAACTcggaaaagaagagtacAGTTGTATTCCCTACTGAGTCTCCTCCACTCAAGGTGCCAAATGTGAGATTCTGTGCAACAAATTTGACATACCTTATGGAAGACGATccttttgaagttgagctTGGCTTGCAATTTCAATTGGGCTTGGTTGAGCAGAGAAAGCGAATGGACATGCTTTCTGCTTTAGAAGAGAAAGTCAAGCAAATGAAGTTGAcggaagaagaatttgatcaagctctttgcCGAGTACGTTCTACGATTTCCGATCTGTGGATCAGGAAAGTCAGGGCTTACAAAGACTCCTTGACCAGGGAAATTGAGGAAAACAACAGGTATATTGTTGGCAATGAGCTTGATATCCCAGAGAGTGATAATGACAGAATCGTTGGGTATCCCTTCGTTCCACCACTATTGAAAATTGTGATGTCAGACCTTGATATCCTCATAAAGTCTCCAGAATTCCCAATCTCGGAAATCTCCCAATATATCCATGATGTCGGTCAAGGTGTTCCCAAAGACACGAAATACAACCTCATGCTTCCAACTTACATCGATATGCACGTCAACGAGTTGAGAATGCACCTTAGAGACTATCCTCTTCCCTTGCTCCATTTGCCTAGAGCGTTGGATGCtaaaggaagaggaagagcttTAATGATGAAGGGTCATCTTGTCATTGGCGAAGCACTCTGCCTCGAAAAGGAACATTTGAGGCAAATGGAGGTTCAGTTGAGCGATCCTTCGAGTGACTTGAACAATGATCTTCACAAGTATGACCAtctcaccatcaacaaatcCTTGAGTTCTGTGAAGATCTATACCGATATGGACGTCCAATTTGACTCGAATGGTCCCTGTCGTTTTGTTTGGGGTCAAGCTTACCAGTTTGGCATTCAACAAGTTATGTTGAACTTCGACTCGTTTTCTAAACCTCCTGTGGACCCGTCAAATAAACTTGGTTTCTGGGATAAGTTGCGtatgcttcttcatggGAAATTTTCAATTCGAGCACAAGGATCCACTCAAGTCGAGGTTGCATTTAAGGGTGGAAGAGACCCGTACGATCTCTTCCCTCAGTCTGCTGGGTTTATTCTCTCTTTCAAGGATGAAGTGATTTGGAGAATCAATCATCATGACGACTCCTTGAGATTCTTCGATATCCTGGCCAAGACAGTTTCTTGGTATGTGCCAAATTACTTAGCTGCTCCCTTAATGTCATGGACAAGGGACAGCTCGAAGTCTATTTTTCTCCCCGATTTCCACCAAATGATCAATACGGTGCATGGTTATTATTTGTTGAGAACCCGTAGCCATCCAACTTCCGAGGATGCTGAAAACCCTAACATTAatattgaagagaagatggCAATCCAGTTGAGCGGTGGAATTCGGTATGTCGTCGGTTTTCTCCTACAAAGGCAGTCTTCTGATGGAGGAGTGACAAATGACTGTGTTCCCCACTATGATATTGTACCGTTCAATCCAGAATACACTTCTGAAGACCACGATACGTATAAGTATTTCAGAAGTATTAAGCTACATATGACCATGTCGTTGGCTGCACATACAGATGACAGTTATAACACAATTCATTTGAGTCCTGGAACATTTAAcatattcttcaagtgGTGGAGCATGTTCCAAGGTAACATGATGCTCCCGATCAGAAAGGGAATTGTCTTTGGCGAAAAGAAGGCAAGCCCGAAGTTCTCTCAGCACTTATTTCTGAATAAGTTTTTGTTCAATGTCAGAAATTTATTCATCAGTCACATTTATCGTGGTGACTACTTTGATCAGGACGAGGATTACGTTGAGTGTTTTGGTCTAAGAGCTCGCGTCAAAGACTTCACCGTTGATTTGCATcaggaaaaagaggaacGTATCTCATTACACAAGTCTTCTGGtaaagaaatcaaagctTTGAAAATGATTATGAAGCTAGGCGAAGTTAGTCTATCTGAGATCGATATGCGTCTGATGCATGCAAAGATCTTTAAGGATGTCTATCACCCAGGCCTGAAGAAGCATGGGCACTGCAAGGTCAAGATTTTTGACAATAACCGCCAGTGGTTCGATCCTAGAGACTTCCATGAGGCCTtcatttcaaaaagagtAGAAACATTCAAGCTCGTTGAAGTTCACCCAATGGCATACTCTGAAAGGTTTTCATACATTAAGGATACTACCAATATATCACCAGGACGGAAAGATGAATCAGATAGAACTCATGACTGCAAGTTAAACATGCAAGACATCCACAGCCCACAGATCAATGTGCTCAAGCGAAGGCTTGCTGATTTGGAGCTGGTAAGTCCGCGAGATAGAGACAGTgacatcaaaagaagaatcagTGCTTTGAAGGTTTTCATCAGGAAAgtcaacgaagaaaaagagcatACGAGCAGACGACAGAGTGTTCAAGAAAACGttaagaagaaagaacatTTTCAGAACCGTTTTATTGTGACCTCAATGCTTTTTAAATGGAACGTGAAGATTCGAGACATTTTCATCAAGTACTTATTATTCGCCCAGATGAAAGCCAAATCACGCAAGTTGCTTTCGTATGAGTTTGTCAGCATGTTGGAGAAAATTGTCAATAACGAAGACGGCCGCTCGGACCGATTCTCCATAGTTTCGTCATCCGTTGGCGGGGAATCAGTGAGAGATAGGAAACTCAGTCAGACACTGATGGGTGTTGGTAGCTCCCAAGAACGCTTAGACAATTTTGATGCTATCCTAAGAGATGTCGCAGGCGATGAGAAGATAGCAGAAGATTACAAGATCGAGGTCATTGGTGTGCAAATTCAGTTCCATACAGAAGAGGTCATGGACACTGTTTCAATCTTATCGGCACCATTGTTAGAACTGAAGATACTCTCAGTTCTTCCTAAGAGTGATAATCCTTTGGTCATAAATACCACAGTTCCTGAAAGGAGGCACGGTGTCTTGCTTCACGAAGCAAGTGTGTCTGTGCTCGAGAGGAAAGACGTGGAGCATGGACATAGCATATTGGAGGCAAATCCCTACGGCAGTATCTCCAACTGGCCACCTTGGCTTGGTGCAGAGACTTGCAAGGACAGTTCACTCATTAATAAGACGTTCTTGCCAATTGAGCGAATGTCGGTGATGATTACATACGATAAGGTCATGTCAGTCAACGAGGATAAGTCTGAGGACGAAATCGAAAGAAATGCTGATGACAAAACTTTGGAAGAGCAGGCAGACTCCTCGCAAAATAAGCTTCGCGTGGATATACCGAAGGTGATGATCACATCTACTTCGAAGCAGTATCTTGCACTTTACGCTACTGCTCTTAACTTGTTTCACTACTCCGACCCACTCACAAGTcaactcaaagaaaagctttcGAAACTCAATTTCCAAACGGAGTTCGAAGACTATCATGCAATGCACCAACGTTTGGTGAATCTACATTGTTATCTGATGACGCTCGGAACTTTATTAAGGGGCTACGGTTACAGACACGAGTATCTAGAGAATGAGGAGCTCAACCAGTTCCTATTCCTCAATTCTGAGCTGGACGATACAATTAACGAAATTATGTTCACGGTGGAAGCGTTGCTTATGCGGGATGCCTTCAATGACTCGTCCAGACAGACCGTCGCTGATTGGATTATCGGTACGGACGAGATTGTTCTTCACATGTTACAAGATGACAAGCAACCGATTTTGGACCTAAGAATTGAGGGCGGGACGTGTAAGAGAGTGTTGATGGATGACAATTCGAACGACAACAGAGTGCAGATCAAGAACATTCAGGGTAACAACTTGGTGAGGGGTGCGCCGTACAAACGATTTGTTGAGCCAGTGTATCCACccgatgaagatgatctcATCACTGTCGATTGGTCAATGCAAAAGCCTATTGGTGGGATCAAGATAATTGAGAACTTTGAGATCAAATCTAGGCCGTTGAAAATTAGAGTTGACGAGGTGACTGGAAGACAATTGATGCAATTTATCTTCCAGACAGACAAAGAGAGTGAGATAGAGAAGAGTActttgatcaagatgaataatgacttgaagaacaaggaCGACaaggatgagaaagaagacgatgaagcgaacaaagaaaacaacGAGGACATTGACGACGACGCACTATCAGAGCAGGCGTCTCTCACGAGTACGACTGCCATTTCAGAGAAAGATACGAGGCTTGCTGTCTCACGAACAAAGACCAAAACagtcaaaaagaaaagttCTATGAAAGAGTCATCATTTTCTAGCGGAGATATGGgagactttgaagaagacgttGGCAAGATGATTGAAAGATCAAAAAAGTATTTTAGTGTTACTAATATGAACTTTCAGCCCTTTGAAGTGATGATATCTTTGAAGCTCAAACGAGGATTTAGAAGATTGTTGAACGTAACCGACTTCACTTTGCAGCTTCCGGGCTTTCACGTTGAAAAGGAGCTCTTGTCGATGTTGGACGTTGtggagatgatgaaatcaatgttgatcaaatcaCTCTTTTCACATAGTGGtcagctcttgaagaacatgaTGAAGACCAGTCGGCACAATCGCAAAAAAGACCGTTATTTGCGCAAAGAAGCTGAACGGATTCAAACTCAAACAAAGGACGGGACACACGTCTCCGGGTACCAAATTCAAGACAATCTGGGTTCAGATATCCCCTACAAAACTACTGAGGAACTTGTGCAAGGCCAAGTGAGGGCGTGA
- the MED19 gene encoding Med19p — translation MTEPIAEGRDSYYLIDTNAQYSSPKPSPLDNLLKLYGLEPIAKSLERTKPDGSKGVKLRKSYKNHIQDLPGKHQIPPAKPVPAALLDPNLSQQPDLIRELDAEMLGNALKFEKTPVSGIPGFNTADLAISDQSTLMRGDDMSENEENRRKRKKQAAHHDVKRQHV, via the exons ATGACTGAGCCCATCGCCGAAGGCAGAGACAGCTATTACCTCATCGACACAAATG CGCAATATTCCTCGCCAAAACCATCACCACTAGATAACCTTCTCAAGCTCTATGGATTGGAGCCCATAGCGAAGTCGTTGGAACGCACGAAACCCGACGGGTCCAAAGGTGTCAAGCTACGGAAGTCCTATAAAAACCACATCCAGGATCTTCCTGGGAAACACCAGATCCCTCCGGCCAAACCAGTCCCAGCTGCTCTTCTCGACCCGAACTTGAGCCAGCAGCCAGACCTTATTCGGGAGCTAGACGCCGAGATGTTAGGCAACGCCTTGAAGTTCGAGAAGACGCCTGTGAGCGGGATTCCGGGCTTCAACACGGCCGACTTGGCCATCAGCGACCAGCTGACGCTAATGAGAGGCGATGATATGAGTGAGAACGAGGAGAacagaaggaagagaaagaaacagGCGGCTCATCATGATGTCAAGAGACAGCATGTATGA
- the TIF3 gene encoding Tif3p — protein sequence MPPKKNVRKMDLGSFLNDESVGGGSWADAEVDMSSIGVPTSSTAAPVSQRANEFAEQYPRREREEIPIPDAPPYKARVGNLPYDATEGALARFFEDRLQARDIVQEVKLPMDNMTGRIKGFAFVTFSERAALEEALNLTMSEFNGRKMYVNVAAPQKADVFDLDWRSARGPPSGGRRGEREEVDLDWGAARSSGPAVGSERGSGFGAGRERGPRGPRREEPELDWGAARSASGGLPPREPRERKPRREEPELDWSSARNASGPLPARERKPRREEPELDWSAARSSTGPLPPRERQARRKPKEDDLDWSSARGSGLRKDREEKKKDAAPKSKKEESGPQKSLYDVLSLDDEGNGDEEQKETGLEEKVAGVQLGEKKDNAWNVVGK from the exons ATGC caccaaagaaaaatgttAGGAAGATGGACCTTGGGTCCTTTTTGAACGACGAGTCCGTCGGAGGCGGCTCGTGGGCCGACGCAGAGGTCGACATGTCGTCGATCGGCGTGCCCACATCGTCGACGGCCGCTCCCGTGAGCCAGAGAGCCAACGAGTTTGCAGAACAGTACCccagaagagaaagagaggagATCCCCATTCCAGACGCTCCTCCTTACAAGGCTCGTGTAGGAAACTTGCCGTACGACGCCACCGAAGGAGCGTTGGCCcgtttttttgaagacagGTTGCAAGCCAGAGACATTGTGCAAGAGGTGAAGTTGCCCATGGACAACATGACGGGCCGCATCAAAGGGTTTGCGTTTGTCACCTTCAGTGAGAGAGCCGCGTTGGAAGAAGCGTTGAACTTGACCATGTCGGAGTTCAACGGCAGAAAAATGTACGTGAACGTTGCCGCCCCACAGAAAGCCGATGTGTTCGACTTGGACTGGAGACTGGCCCGAGGCCCACCATCTGGAGGCAGAAGAGGCGAGCGCGAAGAAGTCGACTTGGACTGGGGCGCCGCCAGATCGTCAGGCCCAGCTGTTGGCAGCGAGCGTGGCAGCGGGTTTGGCGCCGGCAGAGAGCGTGGGCCCAGAGGCCCCAGGAGAGAGGAACCAGAATTGGACTGGGGCGCGGCGCGGTCTGCCTCGGGCGGGTTGCCTCCCAGAGAGCCCAGAGAGAGAAAACCAAGAAGGGAGGAGCCCGAGTTGGACTGGAGCAGCGCGCGCAACGCCCTGGGGCCATTGCCCGCCAGGGAGAGGAAACCCAGAAGAGAGGAGCCTGAGTTGGACTGGTCGGCTGCGCGGTCTTCGACAGGCCCATTGCCTCCACGCGAGAGACAGGCTCGCAGAAAGCCCAAGGAGGACGACTTGGACTGGAGCTCTGCGAGAGGGAGCGGGTTGAGGAaagacagagaagaaaagaagaaggacgCGGCGCcaaagagcaagaaggaggagagCGGGCCGCAGAAGTCCTTGTACGACGTCTTGTCCCTAGACGACGAGGGCAACGGCGACGAGGAGCAGAAGGAGACCGGGCTCGAGGAGAAGGTGGCCGGTGTGCAGTTGggcgagaagaaagatAACGCGTGGAACGTTGTGGGCAAGTAA